The stretch of DNA CTTGTAAATGAGTAAACGAGAGCACACCAACTCACCTCTCCCTTGTGCTCGGAGGTGCTGGTGCCGGTAAGGGGGCCGGATATGCGTGGGGTTCTCTAGATGCAGCCGAAAATCAGGCTACGATGATGGCGACGCTCTCAAGTGCCCTTTCTAAAAAAGAGGTATTGTCACGGCATTCTTCCACATCCAATGTCTCCTGCAGTTGTTGGTGGATTTTCATGTGAAAATCCAATTCTGACGTGGCGGCGATGGTGTCTTAGATATCGTTTTCTTCTTAGAGGATCGTCTTGGAGATCCTTTGATTTGGCTGTGTCATTTCAGTGGCATAAGATGATTTCTACATCAAGTTTTTAAGAAAACGATTGATGTGATTATTTGGTGTTGCGATAAGATCTTGCAAGGATGAAACGTGAATGAAGAAGAAGATTAAAGCTTAGTCTTCTAGTTTTCTTCCTTTATTTTAGAgttttttcttatatttttgaaACCCTCATTTGAGATTTAGAATCTAATAACTCTTGTAACTTGTGGCTATATATATCCAGCTTGTGGATATAGAGGGGGTTCATCCTTTATCTAAAAACTCACTTCTCCCTTGTAACAGAGAGTACACAGTTCTTCTCTTGTTGTCTGGTCTGGATGCCAGCAAATTAAGGTGAAATTCAGCCACCCAGTTTCTAATCTGCATGTACATAATTACAGTATGCTCCGTGCAGCTCATATTCTAGAACAAGGGGCCAGGGCAGTTGTCACTGAGCGCCACATTAGAACAAAAGTATCTGAACTTCGTAAGCATGCACTCATGTTAGAACAGAAGCCATGGGCAACATTATATTCTTTCGTGGTAATATGGGTCCAAAAGTCTCAGATCTGACTTGAACTATACAAATGTGTTGAAGTTACGCTTGTTGCTTCATCTGACTTCATTTGGTACTTCCTTtttcttcagaacaacctcagCTATTATCCAGGAGAACATCTGTTGGGAAATTGAAACCCATCTAGACTGCCTAGTTTAGTCAAACAAAATTTTAAGACTACAGATACATCTATTTATCACTTAAATGGTCAAAGCATGTTTTTCCATGCCCCCCTGGCCCCTGCATACACACAAGATATAAAAGGCTATATGCACTAGATATTGAAACAAACTAATCAAACAGTCCCCCCCAAAAGACCAAAAAATTGAGGACCAATGTTTCTTCAAGCACAAAAGCTCTTCACTCCGCCCATTGCAGCCAGTCATTCAAGCTGTGCAGACAGAATATGGTTTATATAAAACATATGTTAAGAACTTAATCCTGAAGGAGCAAACAGCATTAACATGACAAAGTACCTTCCATGCATACATCACCAAGAAAGCACACTGAAAATGTTTTACTCCGAACTTTGCAGCCATCCAAGCTGTGCAGAAAGAATATgattaattatattttaatgaCTTGATCTGAAGGAGCAGCAAACATTAGTATAAGAAGTTACCTTCCATGCATACATCACAAAGAAAGCAACTGTATCTGCGGACCAGACAACAGCGAAGGATTTCACGAAGAATGGAATTATAACATTGATCAGGGGAATCAGGAGAAATAAGTAGTTGAGAGCCTCTTTCTCCTTGTTTGAGCAGTCACGGGCCCGAAGTGAAGGTATAGCTGCAGAAGTAGATAACACTCAGTTAGTATACCGAGGAAAAGTATAAGAAACAAATAGGAGTCAGCATTTTTCAATAACATGGCCACAAAGTTTTAAATTCTTGTAACTCCAACACCAACTGGAGGAATTTTTCATTGAACAATAATGCTCAAATATTGTTTCCACCTTTCCTCATTAGTTGAGATTTTAAGTGAACCGTTGAGTGCATTTAACTCAAATAAGATATCAGACTATCAGAGCCTAGTGGCCTTAGGTTTGAGACCTCACTAAGGCAACCGCGGCCACATCAAATCCATTTCATAGGTCCCACGGATTTCAAGCTTGAATTTGTTAGTTAATTCCACGAATAACATAAAAGACTCTGCAGAACGACCAGAGCCATGGATCTTTCAAATGGGTGGTATTCCATATTTACTAAATCAAATAGAATTGATTATGTCTCAGATTTCTGGATAGTTGATTGCACTGACATTGGGCTTTCAGCTTCAAGCCTACAAAGCATATCCAACTGTTCAAGTAAATAGTTTGGCAAAAGAGCAAGATCAtagcaggaagagaagatacTTCAATCTCATCATATTTGTTTGTGTACGTGAAATCAAACATATATAGACCATGGTGGGAAGTAAAAAAAAATTGACGCATTTACTATAACTTTCTTAAAAGAAATGTTTTTTTTTGCTATATTATGCAACACTAGGTATGCCCAATCACCACAAGCAAACACAGGCGGAAATGGATATAGTACAATATAATGTTTCTAGCTAGTTAAACACTATTTTCCCATGTTTCAGAACAGAAAATATAAGGTCGGCACTAGTCATTATCAGTAAAATGCTAGTTCCTGCACCTGATTAAAACAGGGTTATTATCGAATGTTAATACGAACGGTAGTTAAAATTAATCCAGAGAAGAATGGGTAGATAGATCAGATGCATTGGCAATTCATTTAGCAGAATTTAGAACTGCAGGGCAACAAAGACAACATGCACCAATGTCCTAAAGATCTCAACTAGGTCGATGCGACACAACAAATCCATCACTTCCTACTCTGGAGTGCGAGGAAGAAAGAGCAGTTCAAGACTGCAACACTGATATAAACATTATTAGGTTCTAGTAAACCATATCAATTGAAGTGAAAATCCATGCTTTTACTAGGAACATAACTTGCAAAATTCTTACTTACTGAACATCCAAATGGACCACATTCCCATCAACCTCCAGATGTCAGGTTCATTTGATGGGAACACGAGATTAAAGGAAAGGGCTCCTCCCAAAAGCATGGAGACATATCCCTGGACTTCAAAAACAGTGTACAGGGCACTTCCAGGGACAGCAGGGTTCTTTGTTTTCGTGGACGCCCTCGGTGCAAAGGTTGCCGCAGTCTTCTGAACTGCCTGTTGTTCAGCAACGTATCATAATTACAATCAGGAATGTATCAGCAATAACAACT from Panicum hallii strain FIL2 chromosome 3, PHallii_v3.1, whole genome shotgun sequence encodes:
- the LOC112885042 gene encoding uncharacterized protein LOC112885042 isoform X2, with the protein product MQLLVSNPVSGGSGCAFVPVAAALRPPSATLSWGWGRAGCRRRKLNLARASTDGSGSGAAAAEASTVGDNMEGEESGGGEGFASADSSAGKQPPPVNPKIEKELKKAVQKTAATFAPRASTKTKNPAVPGSALYTVFEVQGYVSMLLGGALSFNLVFPSNEPDIWRLMGMWSIWMFTIPSLRARDCSNKEKEALNYLFLLIPLINVIIPFFVKSFAVVWSADTVAFFVMYAWKLE
- the LOC112885042 gene encoding uncharacterized protein LOC112885042 isoform X1; the protein is MQLLVSNPVSGGSGCAFVPVAAALRPPSATLSWGWGRAGCRRRKLNLARASTDGSGSGAAAAEASTVGDNMEGEESGGGEGFASADSSAGKQPPPVNPKIEKELKKAVQKTAATFAPRASTKTKNPAVPGSALYTVFEVQGYVSMLLGGALSFNLVFPSNEPDIWRLMGMWSIWMFTIPSLRARDCSNKEKEALNYLFLLIPLINVIIPFFVKSFAVVWSADTVAFFVMYAWKLGWLQSSE